The Aedes albopictus strain Foshan unplaced genomic scaffold, AalbF5 HiC_scaffold_646, whole genome shotgun sequence genome includes a window with the following:
- the LOC109423378 gene encoding mitochondrial import inner membrane translocase subunit Tim22 has product MSTLLPKPPNPEDKPNADAPKSTGVFFPNADLDEIAKHFIGNNTRFRENIIIPKMYGAVQIKTNEEKLVEAAFESCAFKSLMSCVLGYGLGAAIGLFSSSVNPNIADPLAGEKQQTAREIFREMRQATHSYGKNFAVIGAVFAAVECVIESKRGVSDWKNGTYAGAVTGGLIGLRAGVKAGIFGAAGFAAFSTVIDYYMRHR; this is encoded by the exons ATGTCGACCTTACTGCCAAAACCACCGAATCCGGAGGACAAGCCCAATGCGGATGCACCAAAATCAACCGGAGTCTTCTTTCCCAATGCCGATCTGGATGAGATAGCGAAGCATTTCATTGGCAACAACACCCG GTTCCGCGAGAACATCATCATTCCCAAGATGTACGGTGCGGTGCAGATCAAAACCAACGAGGAGAAGCTGGTGGAAGCGGCGTTCGAGAGCTGCGCTTTCAAGTCGTTGATGAGTTGCGTGCTGGGCTACGGGTTGGGTGCCGCCATCGGGCTGTTCAGCTCGTCGGTCAATCCGAACATTGCCGACCCGCTGGCCGGGGAGAAGCAGCAGACGGCTCGGGAGATTTTCCGGGAGATGCGACAGGCCACGCACTCGTATGGTAAGAACTTTGCCGTCATCGGGGCGGTGTTTGCCGCCGTGGAGTGCGTGATCGAATCG AAAAGAGGAGTCTCCGACTGGAAGAATGGCACATATGCAGGAGCTGTAACCGGCGGGTTGATTGGCTTGCGAG CTGGCGTCAAGGCGGGAATTTTTGGAGCAGCTGGTTTTGCCGCATTCTCAACAGTTATCGATTACTACATGAGACATCGATAG
- the LOC109409555 gene encoding vacuolar protein sorting-associated protein 33A: MFNHLTGGRANVQLLQEAAVRDLVEILDRCEGTKAIVWDESLGGPVGLVARYTFLKEHHVTKMYALRPEPWTDIDVKNIIFITRPNQTLMDYIANNIHEEERKKKISKKEYYLYFVPKKSFLCEKRLQVKGVLGSLAHIGEFKCDFFPFDNDLLSMELKDAYKDLYLDRDTSCLHQSACALQALQKLYGRIPKVYGIGSCAQRVWELTKTMMNEEQTAPNIDKGVIDQMIILDRSVDLMSVLATQLTYEGLIDEIFGINNTTVNLPSEKFNSGEGFSMEKTTEKSQFILNSKEQLYAELRDKHFNAVGAVLSRLAKSIRSRANENHGEKSIQELKKFVESLPHIKANEQSLATHTKIAELVKDVISSDNFLDELGCEQEFMMCSDVDKPNPFIEDQIAKQAPLRNVLRLMCMQSIAGSGLKPKVLEYYKRELVQVYGLQVLLTIGNLEKAGLLKTQTGTRTYAVLRKTLNLTAEHPEEVSPKDITYVHSVYAPLSIRIVEQHLKPNGWQILTEILPGPTFEDYQPTTALTSRRGSFTSEISQSDIPRVIVVFFIGGCTFAEISALRFLTQQDENNVEFLVCTTKLINKNSFLDAFIEKY, encoded by the exons ATGTTCAATCACCTAACGGGCGGACGTGCCAACGTCCAACTACTGCAAGAAGCCGCAGTTCGGGACCTGGTTGAAATTCTAGATCGCTGCGAAGGAACTAAG GCAATCGTATGGGATGAATCGCTGGGCGGTCCAGTAGGGCTGGTAGCCCGTTACACCTTTCTCAAGGAGCATCACGTTACGAAAATGTACGCCCTTCGGCCGGAACCTTGGACCGACATCGATGTAAAGAACATTATCTTCATCACTCGACCCAATCAAACGCTGATGGACTACATTGCCAACAATATTCACGAAGAGGAGCGGAAGAAGAAAA TTTCCAAGAAGGAATACTATCTCTACTTTGTGCCCAAGAAATCGTTCCTCTGCGAAAAGCGGCTTCAAGTGAAGGGCGTTCTGGGAAGTCTCGCGCACATCGGAGAGTTCAAATGTGACTTTTTCCCGTTCGATAATGATCTGCTGTCGATGGAACTGAAGGATGCCTACAA AGACCTTTATCTGGATCGGGACACTTCCTGTTTGCATCAGTCTGCCTGCGCCTTGCAGGCGTTGCAAAAACTCTACGGTCGAATTCCTAAGGTCTATGGCATAGGTAGTTGCGCCCAGCGTGTTTGGGAGCTAACCAAAACCATGATGAACGAAGAGCAGACCGCGCCGAACATCGACAAAGGAGTCATCGATCAAATGATCATACTGGATCGATCGGTTGACCTGATGAGTGTCCTGGCGACACAACTGACCTACGAAGGTCTGATCGATGAAATATTCGGGATAAACAATACGACCGTTAATCTGCCCTCGGAAAAGTTCAACTCCGGAGAGGGCTTTTCCATGGAAAAGACCACCGAGAAGAGCCAGTTTATATTGAATTCCAAAGAACAGCTTTATGCCGAGCTTCGAGATAAGCACTTCAATGCCGTTGGAGCTGTGCTTTCGCGGCTAGCCAAATCGATTCGTTCGAGAGCCAATGAAAATCATGGTGAGAAATCTATCCAAGAATTAAAGAAATTTGTAGAAAGTTTGCCGCACATCAAAGCCAACGAACAATCGCTGGCCACCCATACGAAAATAGCGGAACTCGTCAAGGATGTAATCTCGTCGGAtaatttcctggatgaactcgGATGTGAACAAGAGTTCATGATGTGCTCGGACGTTGATAAGCCTAATCCTTTCATCGAAGATCAGATTGCGAAGCAAGCCCCTCTTCGGAATGTCCTTCGTCTTATGTGTATGCAATCTATAGCAGGTTCCGGGTTGAAACCCAAAGTTCTAGAATACTACAAGAGAGAACTCGTGCAGGTCTACGGTCTTCAGGTTCTCCTCACAATCGGAAACCTCGAAAAGGCCGGATTGCTAAAAACCCAAACTGGAACCAGAACGTACGCCGTTCTCCGGAAAACCCTAAACCTAACCGCCGAGCATCCGGAGGAAGTATCCCCAAAGGACATCACCTACGTCCACAGCGTTTATGCTCCGCTTTCCATCCGAATCGTCGAACAACACCTTAAACCCAACGGATGGCAAATCCTAACGGAAATTCTACCGGGGCCAACGTTCGAGGACTACCAGCCGACGACGGCGCTCACCAGTCGACGGGGTTCGTTCACCTCGGAGATATCCCAGTCGGACATACCTCGGGTGATCGTGGTGTTCTTCATTGGAGGGTGCACGTTTGCCGAGATATCGGCGTTGCGTTTCCTTACGCAGCAGGACGAGAACAATGTGGAATTTTTGGTGTGCACCACCAAGCTGATCAACAAGAACAGCTTCTTGGATGCGTTTATCGAAAAGTATTGA